The Terriglobales bacterium sequence TAGAAAGAGCAAAGTCAATCAGGCAGGCATTTGTGCTCGGCGGGACACCAGGTGGGCACCCAGCGGCCGGTGGTCCCAGTGAAGGAAGGTCAGGAGAATAAGACCCAAATGCGGTTTGATACTGAACTTCGGACGTAATAATTGTGCGGGTAGCTGCGGCCGCCGCAGATTCATTGGCCGAAACTCTGGCACGAATCAAGCTGGGAACCGCAATAGCCGCAATGATCAGAATAATCGCCACAACAATCAGCAGTTCTATCAACGAGAAACCCTCTTGCTTATGCATAGCAAACCCTCCCCCTTTGTCCAGCGGTTGCTAAAAATTCTTCATAGATCCGTATTTATTAATAGATCGTATGTATTAGTATCAAGCAATCTAAGTTCCAAATGAACTATGCTGTAAAAAGAAAGACGCCAGAATTGCTTCTGGCGCCTCCCGGCTTGTACCCTCCCC is a genomic window containing:
- a CDS encoding prepilin-type N-terminal cleavage/methylation domain-containing protein: MHKQEGFSLIELLIVVAIILIIAAIAVPSLIRARVSANESAAAAATRTIITSEVQYQTAFGSYSPDLPSLGPPAAGCPPGVPPSTNACLIDFALSNAGTNSKSGYVYVASSTNGAGSQTFVEGASPSTPGRTGVKTFCGTEDGVVRFNPSGGAVPGTPAGCTALSMIGN